From one Phycisphaerae bacterium genomic stretch:
- a CDS encoding pyridoxine 5'-phosphate synthase, which produces MNKLGVNIDHVATVRQARRTDEPDPVWAAAEAELGGADGITFHLREDRRHINDRDAELLKQSVACKLNMEMAINPGIVRIALRLRPDQCTLVPERRQELTTEGGLDVARLRRRIAPVVRKLKNAGIVTSAFIEPTEEQLRASAGCGFDAVELWTGGYAHARNDRQRDAALATLCRGLEIGWECGLEVHAGHGLTYRNIEPIAALGAFGEFNIGHSIVARAVFVGLREAVREMKRLLDRAVQLAASAEALEAEE; this is translated from the coding sequence ATGAACAAGCTGGGAGTGAACATCGACCACGTCGCCACGGTGCGCCAGGCCCGCCGCACCGATGAGCCCGATCCGGTCTGGGCGGCGGCCGAGGCCGAACTGGGCGGCGCGGACGGGATCACGTTCCACTTGCGGGAGGACCGCCGGCACATCAATGACCGCGACGCGGAACTGCTCAAGCAGTCCGTCGCGTGCAAGCTGAACATGGAGATGGCGATCAACCCGGGCATCGTGCGGATTGCCCTGCGCCTGCGGCCGGATCAGTGCACGCTGGTGCCCGAGCGCCGGCAGGAGCTGACCACGGAAGGGGGGCTCGACGTGGCCCGGCTGCGGCGACGCATCGCCCCGGTCGTCCGCAAGCTGAAAAACGCCGGCATCGTCACGAGCGCTTTCATCGAGCCGACCGAGGAACAGTTGCGCGCGTCCGCCGGGTGCGGCTTCGACGCCGTCGAGCTCTGGACCGGCGGCTATGCCCACGCCCGCAATGACCGGCAGCGCGACGCGGCCCTGGCGACGCTCTGCCGCGGGCTCGAAATCGGCTGGGAATGCGGCCTGGAGGTCCACGCCGGGCACGGCCTGACCTATCGCAACATCGAGCCGATCGCGGCGCTGGGGGCGTTCGGCGAGTTCAACATCGGGCACAGCATCGTGGCGCGGGCCGTGTTTGTCGGCCTGCGCGAGGCGGTGCGCGAGATGAAGCGGCTGCTGGACCGCGCCGTGCAGTTGGCGGCCAGCGCGGAAGCGCTCGAGGCGGAAGAGTAG
- a CDS encoding amidohydrolase family protein encodes MNVKRIVHARRRDLEGLWTLELDAGRIAAIVAEPAPATPGRRAAADEVDAAGGLVTPALVDAHVHLDLAYSLDLVPENQSGTLLEAIGLWSRAKAEITAENTRARAVRAIRTEIGFGTGILRSHIDVGSAAGLRLCEGVLAAREDTCRECKIQLVAFPQDGLIRDPGAVDLMRQALKSGVDLVGGIPHIERVPRDGLRHLELVFDLAAEFNTAIDVHIDETDDPQSMYTEHLAALTIERGWQGRVTASHVCALSSCTDVHAARVIGLLAEAGVRVVTNPGVNLHLQGRCDRYPKRRGLTRVRELLDAGVICAAGQDCIKDPFYPLGTGQMLDQAWLLVHADHMSSPHRMKQAMEMICCQAGEVVNLGCHRVLEGATANLAVWPVAEIPELLRLRPRPRAVLHDGRLIGRARDADDAPTVSC; translated from the coding sequence ATGAACGTGAAACGCATCGTACACGCGCGGCGGCGCGACCTGGAGGGGCTGTGGACGCTGGAGCTGGACGCCGGGCGGATCGCCGCCATCGTGGCTGAGCCGGCACCGGCCACGCCGGGCAGACGAGCCGCGGCCGATGAGGTCGATGCGGCCGGCGGCCTGGTGACGCCGGCGCTGGTCGATGCCCACGTGCATCTGGACCTGGCGTACTCGCTCGATCTCGTTCCGGAGAACCAGTCCGGCACGCTGCTCGAAGCGATCGGGCTCTGGTCGCGCGCCAAGGCGGAGATCACGGCGGAGAACACGCGGGCCCGCGCCGTCCGGGCAATTCGCACCGAGATCGGCTTTGGCACCGGCATCCTGCGCAGCCACATTGACGTCGGCTCGGCGGCCGGCCTGCGCCTGTGCGAGGGCGTGCTCGCGGCGCGTGAGGACACGTGCCGCGAATGCAAGATCCAGCTCGTTGCGTTTCCGCAAGACGGCCTGATTCGCGATCCGGGGGCCGTCGATCTGATGCGCCAAGCGCTCAAGTCGGGCGTCGATCTCGTCGGCGGCATCCCGCACATCGAACGCGTGCCGCGCGACGGGTTGCGCCATCTCGAGCTCGTCTTCGACCTGGCTGCAGAATTCAACACGGCAATCGACGTCCACATCGACGAGACCGACGATCCACAGAGCATGTACACCGAGCACCTCGCCGCCCTGACGATCGAACGCGGCTGGCAGGGTCGTGTGACGGCGTCGCATGTCTGCGCGCTGTCGAGCTGTACAGACGTGCACGCGGCCCGCGTGATCGGGCTGCTGGCCGAGGCGGGCGTCCGCGTGGTCACAAACCCCGGCGTGAACCTGCACCTGCAGGGTCGCTGCGACCGCTATCCCAAGCGCCGTGGCCTGACGCGCGTCCGCGAGCTGCTTGACGCCGGCGTCATCTGCGCAGCCGGTCAGGACTGCATCAAGGACCCGTTCTACCCGCTCGGGACCGGGCAGATGCTCGACCAGGCCTGGCTGCTGGTGCATGCCGACCACATGAGCAGCCCGCACCGCATGAAGCAAGCCATGGAGATGATCTGCTGCCAGGCCGGCGAAGTGGTCAACCTGGGTTGCCACCGGGTCCTCGAAGGCGCCACGGCGAACCTCGCCGTCTGGCCGGTTGCAGAAATTCCGGAACTGCTGCGGCTTCGGCCGCGCCCGCGGGCCGTGCTGCACGACGGCCGCCTGATCGGCCGGGCGCGTGACGCCGACGACGCGCCCACCGTTTCATGCTAA